From a region of the Halanaerobiales bacterium genome:
- a CDS encoding Na+/H+ antiporter NhaC family protein, translating into MYTREVLVSLFAGVWSGALIVSNWNPISATSLSLRWIVNTVNSPWNAKFLILIMLMGAGAALIYKSGSVLALEKWIGNAVNTSRDSQILTWLIGMFIFIDSYTSTIVTGNATRDVSMKNKTSREAHSYILDSTTAPVTTFGPVSNWIGYQVSMIATGFTAAGITAAQVGATPYATFLRSIPWNFYCLLAFFMVGFISISQRYYGPMLDAEWRSRKEGKLMRDDAEALSDISSDVGEQSEKNPKLINFFLPIFALLVVGVFSMWWLGGGYQPDVGIAKAFQETDIALSLLYGSFAFVFFALIGSLAFNTMDLSEASDAIVNGFKTMVIAAAIIILAWTIGHATDQVGTAEYVVQILMDIGLPGRALPIIVFLAAMFISFTTGTSWGTMAILTPIAVSTGYELVGFEIVPVLMGILFGGAIFGDHVSPISDTTVMSSIFAGSDHIDHVRTQIPFALTAAVVTLISLILYALGISSVFLLLVISFALTIISVFVLNKWDAKRKGLPEVMPTSKEIENGITDKTQKKMFNKIAITAVSFYLIYMIGIFLFSRLGG; encoded by the coding sequence ATGTACACAAGGGAAGTATTAGTTTCATTGTTTGCAGGTGTCTGGTCAGGAGCATTAATTGTATCGAATTGGAACCCTATTTCTGCAACTTCATTATCATTACGCTGGATTGTAAACACAGTCAACAGCCCCTGGAATGCTAAATTCTTAATATTAATTATGTTGATGGGGGCAGGTGCAGCACTTATTTACAAATCAGGAAGTGTTCTTGCTTTAGAAAAATGGATTGGTAATGCTGTTAATACTTCACGTGATTCACAGATTTTGACCTGGTTAATTGGTATGTTTATATTTATTGATTCTTATACCAGTACCATTGTTACTGGAAATGCAACTAGAGATGTTAGTATGAAAAATAAAACTTCTAGAGAAGCTCATTCCTATATTTTAGATTCAACAACAGCTCCAGTAACAACTTTTGGTCCTGTTTCAAACTGGATAGGTTATCAGGTTTCGATGATTGCTACTGGATTTACAGCTGCGGGAATTACTGCAGCCCAGGTTGGTGCAACACCATATGCTACATTTTTACGTTCTATTCCCTGGAACTTTTATTGTTTATTAGCATTTTTTATGGTTGGATTTATATCAATTTCCCAACGTTATTATGGACCGATGCTTGATGCTGAATGGAGATCGCGCAAAGAAGGCAAGTTGATGAGAGATGATGCAGAAGCTTTATCTGATATTTCTTCAGATGTAGGAGAACAGAGTGAAAAGAATCCGAAGTTAATTAACTTCTTTTTACCTATTTTTGCCTTATTAGTTGTTGGAGTATTTTCTATGTGGTGGCTTGGAGGAGGATATCAGCCTGATGTTGGTATAGCCAAAGCATTTCAGGAAACTGATATAGCTCTTTCCCTGCTTTATGGTTCATTTGCTTTTGTATTTTTTGCATTAATTGGCTCACTTGCTTTTAATACTATGGATTTAAGTGAAGCCAGTGATGCAATTGTAAATGGATTTAAAACAATGGTTATTGCAGCTGCTATTATTATTTTGGCCTGGACAATAGGTCATGCAACTGATCAGGTAGGTACGGCTGAGTATGTAGTACAAATACTTATGGATATAGGTTTACCTGGCAGGGCGCTTCCGATTATAGTATTTTTGGCAGCCATGTTTATATCATTTACAACAGGTACTTCCTGGGGCACAATGGCTATTTTAACTCCAATAGCTGTTTCTACTGGATATGAATTAGTTGGTTTTGAAATAGTGCCTGTCCTTATGGGAATTCTTTTTGGAGGTGCTATTTTCGGAGACCATGTTTCTCCAATTTCTGATACTACAGTAATGTCATCAATTTTTGCAGGTTCTGATCATATTGACCATGTTCGGACTCAGATTCCTTTTGCTCTTACTGCTGCTGTAGTTACTCTTATATCATTGATTCTTTATGCTTTAGGAATTTCTTCAGTTTTTCTTCTTTTAGTTATTTCCTTTGCTTTAACTATTATTTCAGTATTTGTTTTAAATAAATGGGATGCTAAAAGAAAGGGATTACCTGAGGTTATGCCTACATCTAAAGAAATAGAAAATGGAATTACCGATAAAACTCAGAAAAAAATGTTTAATAAGATTGCGATAACAGCAGTTTCATTTTACTTAATTTATATGATTGGTATTTTCTTATTTTCAAGATTAGGTGGATAA
- a CDS encoding DUF86 domain-containing protein, translated as MPDDILINKDEIIKRCINRINDVYDDDFQNLKNYTKQDSVILNIQRLCEATIDIAMHVIAKYDLGVPQSSRGAFEILNKEEYIDEKLAEKLKAMVGFRNLAVHEYRKINLKIVKSIIEKELDEIERFTEIIKDRIKQNGNKC; from the coding sequence ATGCCTGATGATATCTTAATTAATAAAGATGAAATAATTAAGAGATGTATTAATAGAATTAATGATGTTTATGATGATGATTTTCAAAATTTAAAAAATTATACAAAACAAGATTCAGTTATACTTAATATACAACGATTATGTGAAGCTACTATTGATATTGCAATGCATGTAATTGCTAAATATGATTTAGGAGTACCACAAAGTAGTAGAGGTGCTTTTGAAATATTAAATAAAGAAGAGTACATTGATGAAAAGTTAGCAGAAAAATTAAAAGCTATGGTTGGTTTTAGGAATTTAGCAGTACATGAATATCGGAAAATTAATTTAAAAATAGTAAAATCTATTATAGAAAAAGAATTAGATGAAATAGAAAGATTTACTGAGATAATAAAAGATAGAATAAAACAAAATGGAAATAAATGTTAA
- a CDS encoding amidohydrolase — MTNINKKIYYNGKIFTSDPENLFAEMMIIEGKKISWIGKEKNYGKKKYNTDKFKKIDLKGKCIIPGFIDSHMHAIYLARDATKIACLPPNVNSIEELKERIKDKKKELNKGEWIEGWGYDEGKLKEGRSPNRYDLDEVAKDYPVIITRTCNHIAVVNSKALEILGIDESTPEPGENQIDKDENGKLTGIFRENAMMFLNSRIPSNSLEEDAEILANYGEKLFAHGITTITDSMAKIKPVDYYKMYQKAIEKGLKQRAILYYKWDELKDNYFIEKTKKDLTSQVHIGGVKILADGSVSGKTAWVKPSYLGENDNFGLKTTSKKEILEAAEYAKKNDLQLVVHAMGEQAIDLIVNTFYKKEDWLSDRPSVRVEHAAMPTKEALRKAAKGNIAFVSQPIFMYVEIESYLNNLGKTRTKRNYPYKTILESGIKLAFSSDAPATAWADPVDSFTALKSAVIRKAYDGTDTGQDEKVDLETAIRLYTKEGADITGIPRTGQLKKGYKADFIVLDKDIFEVEENKIDEVNVEKTYMNGELVYKK; from the coding sequence ATGACTAATATTAATAAGAAAATTTATTATAATGGAAAAATATTTACTTCGGATCCAGAAAATTTGTTTGCTGAGATGATGATTATCGAGGGAAAAAAGATAAGTTGGATTGGAAAGGAAAAAAATTATGGTAAGAAAAAGTATAATACAGATAAATTTAAAAAAATTGATTTAAAAGGGAAATGTATTATTCCTGGCTTTATTGATTCACATATGCATGCAATTTATTTGGCCAGAGATGCAACTAAAATTGCCTGTCTACCTCCAAATGTAAATTCTATAGAAGAACTTAAAGAAAGAATTAAAGATAAGAAAAAAGAATTAAATAAAGGAGAATGGATAGAAGGTTGGGGGTATGATGAAGGAAAATTAAAAGAAGGTAGAAGTCCTAATCGTTATGATTTGGATGAAGTTGCTAAAGATTATCCAGTAATTATAACCAGAACCTGTAATCATATAGCTGTAGTTAATTCAAAAGCATTAGAAATTTTAGGAATAGATGAAAGTACTCCAGAACCAGGAGAAAATCAAATTGATAAAGATGAAAATGGAAAATTAACTGGTATTTTTCGTGAAAATGCAATGATGTTTTTAAATTCTCGTATACCTTCTAATAGTCTTGAGGAAGATGCAGAAATTTTAGCAAATTATGGTGAAAAACTTTTTGCTCACGGGATTACAACTATTACAGATAGTATGGCAAAAATTAAGCCAGTAGACTATTACAAAATGTATCAAAAAGCAATAGAAAAAGGTCTAAAACAAAGGGCCATTTTATATTATAAATGGGATGAGTTAAAAGATAATTATTTTATAGAAAAAACAAAAAAAGATTTAACTTCTCAAGTACATATTGGAGGTGTGAAGATTTTAGCTGATGGTAGTGTTTCTGGTAAAACTGCCTGGGTTAAACCTTCATATTTAGGGGAAAATGATAATTTTGGTTTGAAAACTACTTCAAAAAAAGAAATATTAGAGGCAGCTGAATATGCAAAAAAAAATGATTTACAACTTGTCGTTCATGCTATGGGAGAACAGGCGATTGATCTAATAGTAAATACCTTTTATAAGAAAGAAGATTGGCTATCTGATAGACCTTCTGTTAGGGTGGAACATGCAGCTATGCCCACCAAAGAAGCATTGAGGAAAGCTGCAAAAGGTAATATAGCTTTTGTTAGTCAACCAATTTTTATGTATGTAGAAATTGAAAGCTATCTAAATAACTTAGGTAAAACAAGAACAAAGAGGAATTATCCTTATAAGACAATTTTGGAATCTGGTATAAAATTAGCTTTTTCTTCTGATGCACCGGCAACAGCCTGGGCTGACCCTGTAGATTCTTTTACTGCTTTAAAATCGGCAGTGATCAGGAAGGCTTATGATGGTACAGATACAGGGCAGGATGAAAAAGTAGATTTAGAAACTGCAATAAGATTATATACAAAAGAAGGAGCAGATATTACAGGAATACCTAGGACTGGTCAATTAAAAAAAGGATATAAAGCTGATTTTATTGTTCTTGATAAAGATATTTTTGAGGTTGAGGAAAATAAAATTGATGAGGTTAATGTTGAAAAAACCTATATGAATGGTGAATTAGTTTATAAAAAATAA
- a CDS encoding nucleotidyltransferase domain-containing protein has protein sequence MLSSEKKTIIIDFLKEKVSPELIYIFGSYAKNSERNNSDIDIAFLSEKKVDEYNLFLLAQKLAEKLRKEVDLVDIKKVSTVFKVQIIQGELIFNIDNYKKDNFELTTFREYAKLNEERKEILAKRWGDD, from the coding sequence ATGCTTTCTAGTGAAAAGAAAACTATAATTATAGATTTTTTAAAAGAAAAAGTATCCCCTGAATTAATTTATATTTTTGGTTCTTATGCTAAAAATAGTGAAAGAAATAATAGTGATATAGATATAGCATTTTTGAGTGAAAAGAAAGTTGACGAATATAATTTGTTTTTATTAGCCCAAAAATTAGCAGAAAAATTACGAAAAGAAGTAGATTTAGTTGATATAAAAAAAGTTTCTACTGTATTTAAAGTTCAAATTATACAGGGAGAATTAATATTTAATATTGATAATTATAAAAAAGATAATTTTGAATTAACAACTTTTCGAGAATATGCAAAATTAAATGAAGAAAGAAAAGAAATATTAGCTAAAAGATGGGGAGATGACTGA
- a CDS encoding cation-translocating P-type ATPase, with product MMNEFYRKKVKAVFTELKTEKKGLTKDEAKKRLEKNGENKLKTKKGTPKWKLLLFQFKDVLMILLLIAAGMSLLIQNYRDGLVMIVIALINAVIGFFQEHKAEEIMASLDNLVKSPAKVIRDGEIEEIPQENLVVGDIIKLEEGDKVPADVRIMEAFNLRTNDVSLTGESMPQEKISNAIDEERTLADRDNMAYLGTNVASGSAKGIVVKTGMDTEMGKIASLTQEEEKSLSPLQSELQVIANRIAIFAVIVGFVLFGISIYQGMGLNFALIYGLGIAVAVVPQALPMQITVALSQGVNRLAKENAVVKKLSSAETLGSTNVIATDKTGTLTKNEMTVKKVWFNNKEYEISGLGYKPEGDILDEEGNALTEDKIDELEIMFDAATMASNAEIHKPDEEHSGWYAIGDPTEAALITLSTKLGTRSPNEDEENPELHEFSFDSDRKRMSSIRKFEDGNLLTMKGALNSVLSISKYIYKDGKKVEITEEDKERLNKLNEKYSKDAMRVLAVAYRKLGEDETDYVIEEIERDVVFLGLVAMIDPPKEGVREAIENSHKAHIDTFIMTGDHAITAQAVGEEISLSVDGSEVPVLTSKDLEELSDQELKKIMDDNESLIFSRVSPENKLRIVKNLKEQEKIVAVTGDGVNDAPALKSAHIGVAMGQMGTDVSKEASELILLDDSYPTLVKAIREGRTIYNNLKKTVLASLTSNGAELSIVLLGMLFAALLKWPVPILAIQILSIDLLAEILPLTALTFDPGSEHIMTLPPRERDEHIVNKKTFSEIVFFGLLMGGLGFLNYAIFVNGIGEGFSNTHSLYPRATTIAYLTIVFSQFINILSRRYELRSIFNKNFFNNKKMLYSIGLSIFMVLIVIYTPGLNSYLGFAGVTAGDWLRIFSGTLVFLVAHESVKFFKRKKENN from the coding sequence ATGATGAATGAATTTTACAGAAAAAAAGTAAAAGCAGTATTTACTGAACTTAAAACTGAAAAAAAAGGTTTGACCAAAGATGAAGCGAAAAAAAGATTAGAAAAAAATGGAGAAAATAAATTAAAAACAAAAAAAGGAACCCCCAAATGGAAACTATTATTATTTCAATTTAAAGATGTTTTAATGATTTTATTGTTGATAGCAGCAGGAATGTCCTTGCTTATTCAAAATTATCGTGATGGATTAGTAATGATAGTTATTGCTCTTATTAATGCAGTAATTGGATTTTTTCAGGAACATAAAGCTGAAGAGATAATGGCTTCTCTTGATAATCTTGTAAAATCTCCTGCTAAAGTAATTAGAGATGGAGAGATTGAAGAAATTCCTCAGGAAAATTTGGTGGTTGGAGACATAATTAAACTTGAAGAAGGAGATAAAGTTCCTGCAGATGTAAGAATAATGGAAGCATTTAATTTAAGAACAAATGATGTTTCTCTTACTGGTGAATCAATGCCCCAGGAAAAAATAAGTAATGCTATTGATGAAGAAAGAACTTTAGCTGATAGAGACAATATGGCTTATTTAGGGACAAATGTAGCTTCCGGTTCTGCTAAAGGAATTGTTGTAAAAACAGGTATGGACACTGAAATGGGTAAAATTGCTTCTCTTACCCAGGAGGAAGAAAAATCATTGTCTCCATTACAGAGTGAGTTACAGGTAATTGCTAATAGAATAGCAATTTTTGCCGTTATTGTAGGATTTGTTTTATTTGGAATCAGTATTTATCAGGGAATGGGTTTGAATTTTGCCTTAATCTATGGATTGGGTATAGCAGTTGCTGTAGTACCTCAGGCTCTTCCGATGCAAATAACTGTTGCTTTATCACAGGGAGTAAATCGGTTAGCAAAGGAAAATGCAGTTGTCAAAAAGTTATCTTCAGCTGAAACACTGGGATCAACTAATGTTATTGCAACAGATAAAACTGGTACATTAACTAAAAATGAAATGACAGTAAAGAAAGTATGGTTTAATAATAAAGAGTATGAAATTTCCGGTCTTGGTTATAAACCTGAAGGCGATATTTTAGATGAAGAAGGCAATGCTCTTACTGAAGATAAAATTGATGAATTAGAAATTATGTTTGATGCTGCTACTATGGCCTCTAATGCCGAAATTCATAAACCAGATGAAGAACATTCAGGCTGGTATGCTATTGGTGACCCAACTGAGGCAGCTTTAATTACACTTTCTACAAAACTTGGAACTCGTTCTCCAAATGAGGATGAAGAAAATCCAGAATTACATGAATTTAGTTTTGATTCTGATCGAAAAAGAATGAGTTCTATTAGAAAATTTGAAGATGGTAATCTGTTAACCATGAAAGGCGCTTTAAATAGTGTTTTATCGATAAGTAAATATATTTATAAAGATGGTAAAAAAGTAGAAATAACTGAAGAAGACAAAGAAAGATTAAACAAATTAAATGAAAAATATTCAAAAGATGCAATGAGAGTATTGGCTGTAGCCTACCGTAAACTAGGTGAAGATGAAACAGATTATGTTATTGAAGAGATTGAAAGAGATGTAGTTTTTCTTGGACTGGTAGCTATGATTGATCCACCTAAAGAAGGGGTGCGAGAGGCTATAGAAAATTCACATAAGGCTCATATTGATACTTTTATTATGACAGGAGATCATGCTATAACTGCTCAAGCTGTGGGGGAAGAAATTTCACTTTCAGTTGACGGTAGTGAAGTACCTGTTTTAACAAGTAAGGATTTAGAAGAATTAAGTGATCAAGAATTGAAAAAAATTATGGATGATAATGAGTCACTTATTTTTTCAAGAGTTTCACCTGAAAATAAATTAAGGATAGTTAAAAATCTAAAAGAACAGGAAAAAATTGTAGCTGTTACGGGAGATGGGGTAAATGATGCTCCAGCATTAAAAAGTGCTCATATTGGAGTAGCCATGGGACAGATGGGAACAGATGTCTCTAAAGAAGCTTCAGAATTAATTTTGCTTGATGATAGTTATCCTACTCTAGTAAAAGCTATTAGAGAAGGACGGACAATATATAATAACTTAAAGAAAACAGTATTAGCCTCTTTAACCAGTAATGGAGCTGAACTTTCGATTGTATTACTGGGTATGTTATTTGCTGCATTATTAAAGTGGCCTGTTCCAATTTTAGCTATTCAAATCTTATCTATTGACCTTTTAGCAGAAATTTTACCTTTAACTGCTTTAACTTTTGATCCAGGCTCAGAACATATTATGACTTTACCACCTCGAGAAAGAGATGAACATATAGTCAATAAAAAAACATTTAGTGAAATTGTATTTTTTGGATTATTAATGGGTGGGTTAGGATTTTTGAATTATGCTATTTTTGTGAATGGAATTGGAGAAGGATTTAGTAATACTCATTCATTATATCCGAGAGCTACTACTATTGCTTATTTAACAATTGTATTCAGCCAGTTTATCAATATTCTTTCGAGAAGATATGAACTAAGAAGTATTTTTAATAAAAATTTTTTTAATAATAAAAAGATGTTATACTCAATTGGATTGTCCATTTTTATGGTTTTAATTGTAATCTATACTCCAGGACTAAATAGTTATTTAGGTTTTGCTGGTGTTACAGCAGGTGATTGGCTGAGAATATTTAGTGGTACTTTAGTTTTTTTGGTTGCCCATGAATCAGTTAAATTTTTTAAAAGAAAAAAGGAAAATAACTAA
- a CDS encoding amidohydrolase translates to MDLLLYNGIIRTMDEDNSIYEAVGVKDEKIVFLGSNEKAKTLNADKKIDLKGKLLLPGFIDTHLHILHYALSESMVKLTDCKSLKEVIKKGKEHLKNEGLKFGWLLGRGWNQNNFEDTDQFVTKEDLDKISTEHPIFFSRVCGHMATVNSRGLEKIMAMDKADKLSEYINEETGILTESAVSLKSDLLGEITVKEIEKLLKKAHKDLNKVGITGVHSADFSTLPADSWEKVLRAYKSLEEKDKLTVRTYEQCMFDDKDVIDDFIKKGYKTGDGSGFFKIGPLKLLADGSLGARTAYMNEPYNDDQSTKGILIFSEDELKEIFEKAHKNGLQIAVHAIGDGAIDLNVKLINEINKNENGNPLRHGIVHAQFTNEEILKEMKKGEILAYIQPVFVSTDMKIAEERVGKDRLKKAYAWKSMIDMGIKVPGSSDAPVESFDIIENIYYAVTRRSKEGEPEEGWLPKEKLSVEEAVRLFTSEAAYASFEENIKGSLEEGKLADMVVLDKNIFEIDKDEIKDTNIIHTIVNGKIV, encoded by the coding sequence ATGGATTTGCTTTTATATAATGGTATTATAAGAACAATGGATGAGGATAATTCTATTTATGAAGCAGTAGGAGTTAAAGATGAAAAAATAGTTTTTCTGGGAAGTAATGAAAAAGCCAAAACACTAAATGCTGATAAAAAGATTGATCTAAAAGGAAAACTGCTCTTACCTGGTTTTATTGATACTCATCTACATATATTACATTATGCTCTTTCAGAAAGTATGGTTAAATTAACAGATTGTAAATCTTTAAAAGAGGTTATTAAAAAAGGAAAAGAACATCTAAAAAATGAAGGTTTGAAATTTGGCTGGCTTTTAGGAAGAGGTTGGAATCAAAATAATTTTGAGGATACAGATCAATTTGTTACTAAAGAAGATTTAGATAAAATATCTACTGAACACCCTATCTTTTTTAGTAGAGTTTGTGGACATATGGCTACAGTTAATTCAAGAGGGTTAGAAAAAATTATGGCTATGGATAAAGCAGATAAATTAAGTGAATACATAAATGAAGAGACAGGAATACTTACAGAATCAGCTGTTTCTTTAAAATCAGATCTTTTAGGTGAAATAACTGTAAAAGAAATAGAAAAATTATTGAAAAAAGCTCATAAAGATTTAAACAAAGTCGGTATTACAGGGGTGCATTCTGCTGATTTTAGTACTTTGCCAGCAGATAGTTGGGAGAAAGTATTAAGAGCTTATAAATCACTTGAGGAAAAAGATAAATTGACTGTTAGAACTTATGAACAATGTATGTTTGATGATAAAGATGTAATTGATGATTTTATTAAAAAAGGTTATAAGACAGGAGATGGGAGTGGATTTTTTAAAATTGGCCCTTTAAAATTATTAGCTGATGGTTCTTTAGGTGCAAGAACTGCCTACATGAATGAACCCTATAATGATGATCAGAGCACAAAAGGTATTTTGATATTTTCTGAAGATGAATTGAAAGAGATTTTTGAAAAAGCTCATAAAAATGGTTTGCAAATAGCTGTTCATGCTATAGGAGATGGAGCTATTGATTTAAATGTAAAATTGATAAATGAAATAAATAAAAATGAAAATGGAAATCCTTTAAGGCATGGAATAGTTCATGCTCAATTTACTAATGAGGAAATATTAAAAGAAATGAAAAAGGGAGAGATTTTGGCCTATATTCAACCAGTTTTTGTTTCTACTGATATGAAAATTGCTGAAGAGAGAGTTGGAAAAGATAGATTGAAAAAAGCTTATGCCTGGAAAAGTATGATAGATATGGGAATAAAAGTTCCAGGCAGTTCAGATGCTCCTGTAGAAAGTTTTGATATAATTGAAAATATTTATTATGCAGTAACTCGGAGAAGTAAAGAGGGAGAACCTGAAGAAGGTTGGTTACCAAAAGAAAAATTAAGTGTAGAAGAAGCTGTAAGACTTTTTACTTCTGAAGCAGCTTATGCTTCCTTTGAGGAAAATATCAAAGGTAGTTTAGAAGAAGGTAAACTAGCTGATATGGTAGTACTTGATAAAAATATATTTGAAATTGATAAAGATGAAATAAAAGATACTAATATAATTCATACTATAGTGAATGGTAAGATAGTTTAG
- a CDS encoding transposase — protein sequence MPSKKRIWYPGATYHITSRGNRKSKLFKDKEDYKTYLGIIRGTKHKYNFKVYTYCLMTNHIHLQLQTEEIEIWKIMRRINLHYAKYFNNKYDLVGHVFEGRYRSSIIENDYYQLLTSRYIHLNPVKADIVDDPQEYYWSSYGYYLGIRGSNIVSESKILSYFEGEIEGSGRRQYKVYVESSI from the coding sequence ATGCCTAGTAAAAAAAGAATATGGTATCCGGGGGCGACTTATCATATTACTAGTCGAGGAAACAGAAAGTCAAAATTGTTCAAGGATAAAGAAGATTATAAAACTTATCTTGGAATAATTAGAGGGACTAAGCATAAATATAATTTTAAAGTTTACACATATTGTCTTATGACTAATCATATTCACTTACAACTTCAAACAGAAGAAATAGAGATTTGGAAAATAATGAGAAGGATTAATTTGCATTATGCGAAATATTTTAATAATAAATATGATTTGGTTGGTCACGTTTTTGAAGGAAGATATAGATCAAGCATCATAGAAAATGATTATTACCAATTATTAACAAGTCGTTATATTCATTTAAATCCTGTTAAAGCTGATATAGTTGATGATCCTCAAGAATATTACTGGAGTAGCTATGGCTATTATTTAGGTATAAGAGGGAGTAATATTGTTAGTGAAAGTAAAATTTTATCTTATTTTGAAGGTGAGATCGAAGGTAGTGGAAGAAGACAATATAAAGTATACGTAGAATCTTCGATTTAG